From Bradyrhizobium sp. sBnM-33:
GCCGGCGAAATCGAGAATATCGTCACCGTCGCGCTCGACATCGGGGAGCGCAAGCGCGTCGAATCCGAGATGCGCAAGGCCAAGGATGCGGCGGAGGGCGCGCTGCGGAACTTGCGCGAGACGCAGAATTCGCTGATCGAGGCGGAAAAGCTCGCCGCGTTGGGGCGGCTGGTGGCCGGCGTCGCCCACGAGGTCAACAATCCCGTCGGCATCAGCCTGACGGTGGCGTCCGCGCTGGAGCGCAAAACGTCAAACTTCGCGGCAGAGGTCGCCCGTGGCGAGCTGCGGCGGTCCAGCCTCAACGATTTTCTCCAGACCAGCCGGGATGCATCGTCCCAACTCGTCGCCAATCTCAACCGCGCCGCCGAACTGATCCAGTCGTTCAAGCAGGTTGCCGCCGACCGCAACTATTCGGACCAGCGCACCTTCGATCTCGGCGATCTCACCGAGCAGGTGGTGATGTCCTTGCGGCCGGGCCTGCGCAAGCACAATCTCACGCTGAACGTCGAGTGCCAGCCCAACCTGATGATGAACAGCTATCCCGGACCGTACGGACAAGTGCTGACCAATCTCTTCCTGAATTCGGTGGCGCATGCGTTCCCAGACGGCAAGCCGGGCACGGTCGACATCCAGGTGCGGGAGTCCGGCAAGGACAATGTCGAGATCATCTTTTCCGACAATGGGTGCGGCATGAGCCTCGACGTCCGCCGCCGCGCCTTCGATCCGTTCTTCACCACGCGGCGCGATCAGGGCGGCACCGGGCTCGGCCTGCACATCGTCTACAGCATCGTCACGACCCGCCTCGGCGGACGGCTCGACCTCGATTCGCAGCCGGGCGGTGGCACGCGCATTCAGATGATCCTGCCACGCACAGCTCCGCTTGAGCAGGCAGCGGAATAGGCGCGCGCTCGGCCGCTAGTTGATATCAGCCAATTTGTGCAGCGTGGCGCCGAAGATCTGGCTTGCTTTGCCGACAAGCGCGGTTCCATTCATGCTGCCGCGGGTGTCGGTAAAGGTTCCGGACACGCCGATGCCGACAGGGGCGGGGCCGCCGAACAGTGGATTGTCATTGTCGCGCGGGGTGGTGTGACGCTGCACCAGGACCTCGCCCTTGAAGGTATCGCCCTTCACCGTGTAGCTGCCGGTATAAAACAGGTAGGCGTCGCCGCCGAGAATTTGGCCGTCCCGGAACAGAATAACCCCGCTCCCCTTGCCGATGCGTCCATCCAGCAGGGTGACGTGGATCGAATACAGCCCGTTCTTCATGGCGTCCCAGGTGGCCGGCCGCAGCGCCCACCGAAGCCGGTCAAGGAATTATGCCAAAGCGTGGCCGGCATCGTCAACGCGTCAGGTTGCCCGCCTGTTCCCAAACCTGAAACGTACCACCCACGACGTGACGCGGGGATGACGTGCGGAGGACCGAATCGAGTTGGCCCGCGAAATGCATAGTTTTCCTTGGCACCGGCCGGCGGGTGCTGGAGCAAGAGAAACAGGTGACCAACAGGATAAATTCAGGCGGCCACGTGCCGCATCGACATGCACAGAGTAGCAATCGTGAAACCACGGGCCGCCATCGTGCGGACCGCTGGAAAGGGCCGCTCATCATCGGCAGCGTGTTGCTGATGTTGCCGCTGGCCGCGGTTCCCGGCGCGGCCCGCGATCCCGACGGGCGTTACGCCAACTCACCGCTGAAGCAGTGGTTCGACAGTCTGAAGAGCGGAAGGGGACCGTGCTGTTCCGATGCTGATGGCAGCGCCGTCAGCGACGTGGATTGGGAATCGAAAGGCGGACACTACCGCGTTCGCATCGACGGCGAGTGGTACGACGTGCCTGAAGATGCCGTCATCACCGAGCCGAACCGGGTAGGGCGAACCATGGTCTGGCCGATCCACGGCTATCAGGGATTGAGCATCCGCTGCTTCATGCCGGGATCGATGACGTAACGCGCGAGCGCTGGCCCGACCCACGACCGTCATACTCCGCGAAGGCGGAGTATCCAGTACGCTGCGGCCTCTCGGTTTTTGTTTGGTGCCTCGGGGATACTGGATCACCCGCTGGGGCCTGTCATCGGGCGCTGAAGGCGAGACCCGGTGGCGGGTGACGACGATTCAGAAAGACATGCTCACCCGCGCGTCACGTATATTTTTTGTCGCGTTCGAGCAGTTCGATCGAGATGCCCTGCGGCCCGCGGATGAAGCAGATGCGAACGCCAGGCCGTATCGTGGTCGGTTCCTTCGTGAACTCGACGCCCTTCGCCTTGATCTCGGCGGCGACCACGTCGATGTCTTTCACCGTCAGTCCGAAATGATCGAGCCCCTGATAGGGCGTCACCGGCGGCGCGTTGACGCCGTCGCCGGCGGTAACGGGTGCGATGAACACATTGGCACCGCCGAGTTTGACGTCGATCCGCCCGGGGGCACGGACGATCTCGCCGCCCAGAATGTCCTCAAGCCAGGCTGCAGTCGCTTCGGGATCGGGGCTGCGCAAATGCACATGGTCCCAGGTAACGGTCGGCATCTCGATCAGTCTCCCTATTGTTGTTGCGGCGCTGAAGGCCGGTTAGGGCGTAGCGGCCAATGAAGCCGCCAGCCAATCCACAACGCTATCCTGCAAGCCTTGCGCCGCCGCCGCAATATTGTCGAGGTGGCATGAAACCATTTCTGCGCTGGATGATTGTTGACGGGCGGCGGGATCCGTACAGCGGCGGTCGTGACAGAAGCCGTACGGGAAAAACGCACCGTATGGCTTTTTCATGCGCGGCACGGCAAACGCCGACGCCGCGGGGTGAGGGCGAGGCTATGAGAATCGCCGGGTGGTCGTTCGGAAAGTCCGAAGCGCGGCTTGCCGTGCTGCCCGCCATCGCCATCGTCGGATGCGCCATATGGTTGATGCTCCCGCAAGCGAGCGATGCCGAAAGCCATTCAGCGGCGACGCCGTCTGAAGTTATCACGCAAAGCGTATCCCGCACGGATCATACGGCCGCTACTCAGGCGACCCTGACGAGTCCGGGGCCGTCAGCAGTCTCTACCGATCCCAACCAGGCGGTTGGCGCAGCGGCGCCTCTTGACATCGCACCGCCGGAAACGGTCGCCCCTGCCAAGTCGCCGCCCGACGGCCTGAAGATCATCTCGCAGTCATGGCGAAGGGGCGGGCTTGGCTCGAAAGCGCTGGTGACCTTCACGCTTCGCAATACCAATGACTACGCGGTGAGGGACATCGAGATCGCCTGCAGTTTCATCCGCCGGGACGGCAGCCATCTGACCGACCGCAGGCGGATCATTCCCGATACCGTGAACATGAAGAGCCGGAAGCGATACGCCGGCGTGCTGGTCGGGTTCGTCAACGTCCACGCGAATAAGGCGAAATGTTCACTGGTGACGGCCAGCCGCGTTTAACCCTGTGCGGCCGAGCTCACCTGTCATCCCCGAAATGTGCCTGCGCCTTTGAACCTTGCAAGTTGAGCAGGAACTAAACGCTATATGGCCCGTTGGGCGATTGAACCGCGCGCCGTTCGCGCGGGGGAGCAAGATCAATGCCTGTGGCGCGTTATTTCCTGTTTGTCGGCGGAGTGCTGCTCGCGCTGTTGTTGGCGATCGATGCGTTCGCGCCACAACAGGCGGTGGTCGCCGGCCAAGCTGTTTCTTCGGTCGACAAGACTTCTTCGGTCGACAAGACGGTGGTGCGCATTCGTTCCGACCAGAAGCTACCGGAGCGGGTGGTCTTTGACACCAGCCTTCCGACCATTGTTCCGCCGCTGGCCGTGACCGCCCAAGCCGTTGCGCCGCCCGCGCCTGCTGTGACCCCCGCCACGGCCGATGCCACCGCTCAGGCCCGGGCGCGGGACACGTTTGCCCAGTACGTCCCGGCGGAGGCGAAGAAGCCGGAACCGCCGATCCAGCGCAAGCGCAAGGTGGCAAAAAGCCGTCCGGGGCCGATGCAGTTCGCGCAGCCGCCGCAAATGCGGGTCGCGCAGCAGTCACACTTTGGCTTCTTCGGTGGCCCGAGCTGGAATACCTGGTAAGCCGCGCCGCCTGATTTAGCGCGGCAGCTTCGGAATCTTGTCTGCAAAACCGTTGAAGCAGGTCAGCCGCTCGTCTTCTTCCTTGACGTAGCGGCAGTCACTGACGCTTTTCGCTGCCGCCGCCTTCGCTTTAGGCTGTGGCGCATAGATGGCATCGTAGCAATTGAGGCGTTCCTTGGTCGCATCGTCGATGTCCTGGCAAGCCTGTAATTTTTGGGCGACCGACAACGGTTTTTCTTTCTTGCCCGCCGTCGGATTCTTCGACCCGACCACAACCAGCGGTTTGCCGCCGATGGTGGGAGGATTGTCTGGGGCGGCCGGCGTGCTCGTTCCCTGAGCCAGCGCCGCCGCCGGATACAGGGTCGCCAGCGTCAGGATGATCTTTCTCATATCGAAATTTCCGAATAGCCGTAAGCTGAACCAGCGCCTCTAGGGAGACCACGACTCCCCGACCATCGGAATCGAAAATCCCGCTGGGCGCCCGCGTTCTCTAGCATCATCCCCGAGCGTCTGTCTAACCCGTTGATTCAATAACCATTCAATTGAGCCCGCGACGGTTTGGAGCGTGCAGCCGGGCCCTGATGTCCGCTGCAGGCGCGCTGCGGACGCTGCATTGGCGTCCATGGTGAGGTGGCCCCTACCCGGACCGAGCGATTGCAGAGGCGACGTCGGCTACATTCCGCAAGGTTGCGGCCATTCGATCGAGAATGTCGGCAGCGGACCTGCGCGCATCCTGATCGGATTCAGTGAGGGCATCTACGAGACCATCGAACTGTCGCAATGGATCGCGGCAAATTCCAAGGAAAATCCCAAGGATGTCCTCGCCACGATTTTCGGCCAGCCGGCGGAACTATGCGGAAAGTTCCCCCGACCGCGACGTGGTCATCGCTGCAAAGGAGCAGGCCCGTTGAGGAGCGCGTTGCGTCCTTGAGAACGTCGCCTGATCCCGCGAGCAATCGCATCAGTGGGTTCAGGCGCACATCTAGCGCAGCCGATAGGCGTCAAATGCGTGAGCCAGGAATATGCCGATGCTGACGAAGACGAGGATTGCCGTCACGACCTCGGTCATGGCCTTCCTCCCTGTATTGCCATGCCCATAAGGGCGCGCTTCAGAAATTCTCGGTAGATGAGGTTCAGGACCGATACCAACATGATCTAACCCCTTGTTCGATCCTGGGACCGTAGCGGCTCTTTGTTTCCGGAGCGCTTCGCGGCGGAGTAGAATGGTTTCGTCGCGCCTGCTCCCGATCACAGAATCGCGACGGAACCGGAACGATCCAAAACAAACCCTGTCAGCGGTTGGCCCGCCCTTTTCTCGCCATCCTAATTCAGGAGACGTGCGGGGCGGTGCTACGGGGCAATGTTCCCAAAGGTCCTAGGTGATCATCCAACATTTGCAGCAAAACGAGACTTTGAGGTCGCGCCGTGCGTTCCTGCGCGGAATTGTGTCTTCGGCCAGCGCGCTTGCGCTCGGCGGATGCGCCAGCCTCGGCGCGACGGGCGCGCGTTACGACGCTTCGTCGCTCTCGGTGGAGCCGACACTGCTCGTCGCAACCACGCGCAAGCCGGTGAGCGGCGGGCGTGCGAAACCGTGGTTCGGGCCGGAGCGGGCATCGAAGATGACCGTGGCGCGGGCGAAGCTGGTGCCGCCCGACGAGAATCGTTTCTCTCTCGCCGCAGCCGGACTTGGCGATTGGCGTCTCGATGCGGTCGAGCCGGTATCGGGAGAGGTCGGTGATCTTCTCGGGCAGACCAGCGGCGGCTCGGACGTGCTGATCTACGTGCACGGTTTCAAACAGACGTTCGAGATGGCGGCGCTCGATGCCGCGCACCTCGCTGATGGCGTTCGATTCCGCGGCCAGACGATGGTCTTCTCCTGGCCCTCCAAGGCCGGACTGTTCGACTATGCTTATGACCGAGACAGCGCGATGTACTCCCGTGACGCCTTCGAGCGCGTGCTGCATTCCCTCGCCACCGCCCCGAGCGTCGGCCGCGTTCACATCGTCGCGCACAGCATGGGAACCATGCTGACCCTTGAAGGGCTGCGTCAGCTCTATGCGCGATATGGCGACAGCGTTGCCGGCAAGATCGGTGCCGTGGTGTTCGCCTCACCGGACATCGATATGGATGTGTTCTCTTCGGCGACCCAGAATATCGGACCACTCACCCGCAAGATTACCGTCGTCGCCTCGACGAATGATCGCGCGCTTGCGTTGTCGGGACGATTGGCCGGCGGGATGACGCGGGTCGGCGCCGCCGAGAAAGCAACTATCGAGCAGCTCGGCGTGCGCGTTATTGATGCGTCCGATTCAGGTTGGGGCATCATCAACCACGATCTGTTTCTATCGAATGCCGAGGTACGGAAGGTGATCCGCCGCTCGATCGATACCTCGGCCGCCTGAGCTCGCCTTCGGCGCAACGGCATCGCACGGCACATGATGGCGCCCGTCCATTGCCGGCAAGCGGCCATCACAACGTCACCGTGTTGTCACCCATAATCTCGCCAAATTGACGGAACAATTATTGGTGGCCGGCACGGTGGTGCCCGGTCTCGCCTCGAACTGCTCAACGCTTGAATTGCTCGATGTCCGCAACGCCGACCGGTTGTCGGCGCGCGATGCTTTGCGAGTCGATCGGGGAGGTATGGGCGACAGCGGGCGTTTGCCGGCGATCCAGATTATTCAGTTGATACAGAGGAATAAAAATCATGCGTCAAAGAACATCCAAGGCCGCGGCAGGGTCGAACGCGAACTACCGACAGGTGCTATCACTCGCGGCGGGCGTCGCCCTGCTCGCGGGCGTCACCACGGCCCATGCGCAGAGCACGGGCATCGCCTCTTGCGATGACTTCCTGACCAAGTATGACGCCTGCATCGGCTCCAAGGTCCCCGAGGCACAGCGCGCGATGTACAAGACGCAGATCGACCAGACGCGCAAGGCGTGGGTCGACATGGCTAAGAATCCGTCGACCAAGGCGACGATGGAAGCGACCTGCAAGCAGACCTTGGACGCGACGAAGGCATCGCTCACGGCCTATGGCTGCTCGTTCTGATCGGCCCGTGCGCCGCTGAAAGGGAATGGCGCCGGATAGGCGCCATTCCTGCACGGCGGGCGGGACCAGACGGGGGAGCGGCCGACGAAGCCGGCGAGGCGCTCTTTCGGAAATTGGCCAAAACGACGCGGGCAGCGCCGGTACACGATTCACGATCAAGCGGCGCGTCTTCAAGGCGCGGTCTGCAAACTTCTGCTCGGCTCGATTAACCACTTGTTAACCATAACGCCCTAGCATTGCTGCTTCACAGAGTGTCGCCAAGGACCGCAATCCGAAGGCGCGATTGACCGTTCATCTTGGGGGCGAGCAGTGCTCGCGGGGCGCCTAGGAGAAACGTCATGTCATCATCTGGTGTACGCCTACTGTCCGAATTCGTTCCGGCGATTTTCGGCGCACTCGGGTTGGGTGTCCCGATCGCGATTGCGATCATTTGGATTTGCTCGTGATGGACGAGTCGCTCGTCTTTTGATGGCGGCCGTCACACTGGCATTGTGTGGCATGGGCGAAGCTGGTTGGGCAGTGCTTGCGACTGACCGCACCGTCCTTGCGATGCTATCGTTCCGGAACTGACTATAGGGGGCCAAATTGCTTCCAGAGGTTCTCGACCTCCATAGTCACCATTCGCCGCGTGACGCGCTACTTCGTGTGAACAATGCAAGTGTGCGCGAGACATCTTTACTATCATCGGAGCGTTTCGATCGGATGATGAGCTGCGCGAGTTTCGCCAAGTTCATTAAGCCGCGTCAGGCGTTCCTCGGCGGCGCGCGTCAAAGTAGGTGTGGCCTTCATCGCATATGGCCCGGAAAGTCGATGCGCCTTCCGGAACAGCATTGATGCTGGGTGAAGCCGCGGCGCGAGGTCGCGGCGTTTCCCTCGCCTCCGTCGAGCGACGAGGCCGGGATGGCATTGGTGGCGAGCACTTGCTGGGTGAGTTAGGCTTCTCGGTTTTGCGCGGAGGGGGCATTGTTGGAAAGCATAGCGTTACGTTCGCGGCAGCCGAAGAGGTTGTGACACTTTCACACGTGACGAGCGTCCAGCTTGCTGCGCGGTTGAGCCAATACAGACTGAGCGCGAAACATGGCTCCAAATCCTAGGTTTGACCGTAGCTAAAGAAAGCGGGGAGCCACCTTAAACAGAAACTCGCGGGCTTCTTCCAATTCAGCGGGTGGAACCGGGAGCGGATACTTTTCGGCATCGGGGGCATGTCGGTAGCAGTTTGCTGTACGAAACACCAACCTCCAATAAGTCCAATCTGGCCCTAGATCGGACTTTAGCGTACTTTCTCCTCCGGCTAACTTCCGGACTAGTTCCGCAGACTTGAAAATGTCGTACCAATTATCTGCTCGCGATAGATGTGAGAACAACTCTGCGCGCTTATCGTCAGTGTCGGCTTCCCTTAACCAGCGCTGTACTGATGACTCAGATGACGTTGGTGTTGCGGACGTCACCGCCGGAACTCGACCTCTTATTCTTTCCAGGTTTAAATTGAGGCGCACAGAAGCAGCAGAAAGAATGGGTATGCGTTTCCCCGCGCCATCGAATTTCAAAACGAGACCAAGGCTGAGAGGTTTGGCGTCACTGTGAATCAGAAGGGCCGCCCCGTTTAGACGCTCAACTATCCGCTTGGCGTCGCGCGTAACATCTGCCGCCTTCATAATCGATGCCCATGCCTTTGTTCGCAGCAGTGGGATGACAATGCTGTCGCCAGCCAAATAATCTTCGACCCAAGGGTCAAACGGCGGTTGAAGGACTTCGCGGGCATCGCCGATATCAATCCTTTCTCCTTTGAGCTCAATCGCCCATCCTTCGGCGTTCTTCATTGAATCCCCTCTAGCTGAACATGCATATCCGATAAATGCTCCAACTCAAACCGACGAACATCATCAGAGCGCGAGGTACATGCTGTTTCGGGGATCAGAGAAGTCTGCTCAGTGAAACGGAGTCGCACGACAACATGATAGCGGCGGTCTCATCGAGATGGCGCGGCCATCCTGGTCACTGCAAGAAAAGGCCTGCCAAGTTCACAAGGCTCAGTCCCGCAAGGACTATGCCAACCAAGGTCAACGCGACGCGCGGTGACAGGATGCGCAAGAGATAGCCCGCAAGCGGTGCAGCCAGCGCGCCGCCGATGATAAGTCCGAGCACGAGTTGGCCATAGAGCGCGAAATCCAGCTTCGTCAGAAAGGCGGCTGAAACGCTCAAAGTGACAAAGAATTCAGCCACATTCGCCGAACCCACCGTGCGACGTGGATTGTCGCCGGCGGCAACCAGCGTCGCGACGACCAGCGGTCCCCAGCCGCCGCCCCCGACTGCGTCCAGAAAGCCGCCGCCGGCGCCCACGAGTGGTATCGGCGGCCGCCACTGATCCAGCTTCCATCCGGCCACGCGTGCGAGGATCAGCACTGACATGGCGCTCAGATAAACTGTGACAACAGGCTTGACGATAGTTTCGGGAATACCGGTCAGCACATAAGCGCCGAAGACACCGCCGCAGACGCCGGCGATCGCCACCTTGAGGAATAATTTCCAGTCAACATTCTTGTTCCAGACATGCGAAACGCCCGAAATCGCAGTGGTGACGACTTCCGCGGCATGAATGGCTGCACTGGCAATGGCGGGGGAAACCCCTGTCGCAATCAGGCTTGAGCTTGCGATCACTCCGAACGCCATGCCGAGGGCCCCGTCGACCATTTGCGCGACAAAGCCGATCGCGATCAGAGTGAGAAACTGAACGTCCATCGATTGGCAATCCCGAGCCTGGGTTCCGCGTGCTCACGTGTTATAGAGGAGGCGCGCCTCTCTCGTCAGGTGTCGATGGCGGCTTTGATACGTTTTCGCGCAAGCGACGGTTCGCATAGAAGTGTGCCGGTCTCACCACGGCATTCGCAAGGCAGCCGCGATTGCGGGAGAAACGCTTGACCGGGACTTATATCAGACAGACGTCGACCGTACCCGGCAGCCAACTAGCGAAACAGCGGGACCGAAGAGGTGCTCCAGTCGTGGTGGTGATCCAGTCTGCTTCGGCGTGGCGCGCTCGGAGAGATTCGAACTCCCGACCCTCGGAATCGAAATCCGATGCTCTATCCAGCTGAGCTACGAGCGCCTGCGGTGGCTCGTATCAGACTTGGCCTGATAGAGCCAGTAGCGGAGGTTAGTAGCAGGGATGCCGCCGGCGGTCCTGGCCGATATAGGCGGCCGCGCCTTGACGGCAGAGGATGGTCGAGGG
This genomic window contains:
- a CDS encoding VOC family protein; this translates as MPTVTWDHVHLRSPDPEATAAWLEDILGGEIVRAPGRIDVKLGGANVFIAPVTAGDGVNAPPVTPYQGLDHFGLTVKDIDVVAAEIKAKGVEFTKEPTTIRPGVRICFIRGPQGISIELLERDKKYT
- a CDS encoding GrlR family regulatory protein, encoding MKNGLYSIHVTLLDGRIGKGSGVILFRDGQILGGDAYLFYTGSYTVKGDTFKGEVLVQRHTTPRDNDNPLFGGPAPVGIGVSGTFTDTRGSMNGTALVGKASQIFGATLHKLADIN
- a CDS encoding alpha/beta hydrolase; the encoded protein is MSSASALALGGCASLGATGARYDASSLSVEPTLLVATTRKPVSGGRAKPWFGPERASKMTVARAKLVPPDENRFSLAAAGLGDWRLDAVEPVSGEVGDLLGQTSGGSDVLIYVHGFKQTFEMAALDAAHLADGVRFRGQTMVFSWPSKAGLFDYAYDRDSAMYSRDAFERVLHSLATAPSVGRVHIVAHSMGTMLTLEGLRQLYARYGDSVAGKIGAVVFASPDIDMDVFSSATQNIGPLTRKITVVASTNDRALALSGRLAGGMTRVGAAEKATIEQLGVRVIDASDSGWGIINHDLFLSNAEVRKVIRRSIDTSAA
- a CDS encoding cupin domain-containing protein; translation: MVRWPLPGPSDCRGDVGYIPQGCGHSIENVGSGPARILIGFSEGIYETIELSQWIAANSKENPKDVLATIFGQPAELCGKFPRPRRGHRCKGAGPLRSALRP
- a CDS encoding sulfite exporter TauE/SafE family protein, whose protein sequence is MDVQFLTLIAIGFVAQMVDGALGMAFGVIASSSLIATGVSPAIASAAIHAAEVVTTAISGVSHVWNKNVDWKLFLKVAIAGVCGGVFGAYVLTGIPETIVKPVVTVYLSAMSVLILARVAGWKLDQWRPPIPLVGAGGGFLDAVGGGGWGPLVVATLVAAGDNPRRTVGSANVAEFFVTLSVSAAFLTKLDFALYGQLVLGLIIGGALAAPLAGYLLRILSPRVALTLVGIVLAGLSLVNLAGLFLQ